CGCCGGGTACGTCTAGCCGAACATCCTTGAACCCACCCGCTATCCCGTCCCTTAGTTATAAGTTAAGGTGCATACGAGATGTCGCGACGGGAGAAAGGTGGGACGTGGTTCAACGCACCGAGCAGGCGCGGGCGGCGAGTAAACGCGAGGCAATCCTCCGGGCTGCTACTCAGCTCATGCTCCGCGAGGGGTTGCGGGGGGTTACTCACCGCAACGTCGCGGCCAAGGCTGGGGTTCCCGTGGGCTCCGTCGGGTATTACTACTCCAATCGCGACACGTTGATTACAACCTGTTTCGAATCCATCCACGCGCGACGGGTTGAGCGTGCGGAGAACGTGATGGCCGATCCCCCCGCGCCTGCAGACGCGCAGGCTGTGGCTCGGGCGGTCATTGACATCGTGTCTGCCGGTCACCCGTCGTTGCTGATGGGCTTTTTCGCCGCCTGCGTCGACGCCTACCGTGAAACGGGTGCGGACTCCAGCTCGCAATTGAAAAGGCAGATTGCCGGAACCGCAGAGCTGCTTCTCGCGCTGCTTCGGGGAACCGAGTTTTCCTCCACTGACCCGCACGAGGCGATGGCCGCGCTCGTGG
The nucleotide sequence above comes from Corynebacterium capitovis DSM 44611. Encoded proteins:
- a CDS encoding TetR/AcrR family transcriptional regulator; translation: MVQRTEQARAASKREAILRAATQLMLREGLRGVTHRNVAAKAGVPVGSVGYYYSNRDTLITTCFESIHARRVERAENVMADPPAPADAQAVARAVIDIVSAGHPSLLMGFFAACVDAYRETGADSSSQLKRQIAGTAELLLALLRGTEFSSTDPHEAMAALVGATILFSHAERDPVAASERAVIAVLR